The following proteins are encoded in a genomic region of Fusarium oxysporum f. sp. lycopersici 4287 chromosome 1, whole genome shotgun sequence:
- a CDS encoding 40S ribosomal protein S15, protein MRGRRARTLHRSFPVRLSDCCNNRLQIDPSQAISFPLSEFNNTTPRSWLTNTTPSRLPSSRERERSESSPTEESTLISMLPLHDFCASMLEDEELRGRTPERTDSMLMFDFSPLHRLLDLSSDQLRDVVHARARRRINRGLKRRPMGLIKKLRKAKQEAQPNEKPDLVKTHLRDMIVVPEMIGSVIGIYSGKEFNQVEIKPEMVGHYLAEFSISYKPVKHGRPGIGATHSSRFIPLK, encoded by the exons ATGAGGGGGCGAAGGGCAAGAACCCTACATCGCTCTTTCCCTGTGCGCCTAAGCGATTGTTGCAACAACCGCCTTCAAATCGACCCCAGCCAGGCCATCAGTTTTCCGCTCAGCGAAttcaacaacacaacaccGCGATCATGGCTGACGAATAC GACGCCGAGCAGGCTGCCGAGCTCAAGAGAAAGAGAGCGTTCCGAAAGTTCTCCTACCGAGGAATCGACCTTGATCAGTATGTTGCCACTGCACGATTTCTGCGCCTCGATgctggaagatgaagaactgCGAGGACGCACCCCCGAGCGAACGGACTCCATGCTGATGTTTGATTTTTCTCCCCTCCACAGGCTCCTCGACCTCTCCTCTGACCAGCTTCGCGATGTTGTCCACGCTCGTGCCCGCCGCAGGATCAACCGTGGCCTGAAGCGCCGCCCCATGggtctcatcaagaagctccgAAAGGCTAAGCAGGAGGCTCAGCCCAACGAGAAGCCCGACCTCGTCAAGACCCACCTCCGAGACATGATTGTCGTCCCCGAGATGATTGGCAGTGTCATTGGCATCTACTCCGGCAAGGAGTTCAACCAGGTCGagatcaagcctgagatgGTTGGTCACTACCTGGCTGAGTTCTCTATCTCATA CAAGCCTGTCAAGCACGGTAGGCCCGGTATTGGTGCCACGCACTCTTCTCGATTCATTCCCCTCAAGTAA
- a CDS encoding 40S ribosomal protein S15 translates to MADEYDAEQAAELKRKRAFRKFSYRGIDLDQLLDLSSDQLRDVVHARARRRINRGLKRRPMGLIKKLRKAKQEAQPNEKPDLVKTHLRDMIVVPEMIGSVIGIYSGKEFNQVEIKPEMVGHYLAEFSISYKPVKHGRPGIGATHSSRFIPLK, encoded by the exons ATGGCTGACGAATAC GACGCCGAGCAGGCTGCCGAGCTCAAGAGAAAGAGAGCGTTCCGAAAGTTCTCCTACCGAGGAATCGACCTTGATCA GCTCCTCGACCTCTCCTCTGACCAGCTTCGCGATGTTGTCCACGCTCGTGCCCGCCGCAGGATCAACCGTGGCCTGAAGCGCCGCCCCATGggtctcatcaagaagctccgAAAGGCTAAGCAGGAGGCTCAGCCCAACGAGAAGCCCGACCTCGTCAAGACCCACCTCCGAGACATGATTGTCGTCCCCGAGATGATTGGCAGTGTCATTGGCATCTACTCCGGCAAGGAGTTCAACCAGGTCGagatcaagcctgagatgGTTGGTCACTACCTGGCTGAGTTCTCTATCTCATA CAAGCCTGTCAAGCACGGTAGGCCCGGTATTGGTGCCACGCACTCTTCTCGATTCATTCCCCTCAAGTAA
- a CDS encoding oxidoreductase, with amino-acid sequence MSQLKNLLTKLTKTQDGDAQPQPETLVSKPPPKPEMSVTPPRFLIIGAGSRGQNYAAAIDSVSNGVVAAVAEPLKFKRESLGRAHIWGDGSPGEGQSFHDWREFFAYEQDRRRRAASGEENVPEGVDGVFVCVLDEMHREVIVGLAPLGLHIMCEKPLACSLQDCIDMYKAMRPSQSTKIFSIGHVLRYSPHNILLRKLLIEDRIIGEISSAVHTEPVGQ; translated from the coding sequence ATGTCTCAACTGAAGAACCTCTTAACAAAGCTTACCAAAActcaagatggagatgccCAACCACAGCCAGAGACTCTTGTCTCCAAACCCCCTCCCAAGCCTGAGATGTCAGTGACACCACCAcgcttcctcatcatcggtgCTGGATCACGAGGGCAGAACTACGCCGCTGCAATTGACAGCGTATCCAATGGCGTTGTCGCCGCTGTTGCTGAACCCTTGAAGTTCAAGCGCGAGTCCCTCGGCCGAGCTCACATCTGGGGTGACGGTTCCCCTGGAGAAGGCCAGTCTTTCCATGACTGGCGAGAATTCTTTGCATATGAGCAGGATCGTCGAAGGCGAGCTGCTTCGGGTGAAGAGAATGTACCGGAAGGTGTTGATGGAGTCTTTGTTTGCGTGCTCGACGAGATGCACCGTGAGGTTATCGTCGGTCTTGCACCACTTGGGTTACACATTATGTGTGAAAAGCCTCTTGCATGTTCCCTCCAAGATTGTATCGACATGTACAAGGCCATGCGTCCCTCCCAATccaccaagatcttctcaATCGGCCATGTGCTGCGATACAGCCCACACAACATCCTGCTCcgcaagcttctcattgaGGACCGTATCATCGGCGAAATTTCAAGCGCCGTACACACAGAGCCCGTAGGTCAGTAA
- a CDS encoding hypothetical protein (At least one base has a quality score < 10), translating into MSAVAEVQADNQPKSASDDPLVWIDCEMTGLDQDNDEIIEIYCIITTGNLEILDEEGFHAIIHFPQSRLDQMDEWCTKTHADSGLTAAVLESTTTPEQAADALYEYITRFIPERKRGLLAGNSVHCDRAFLRREPYKRVMRHLHHRILDVSSIKEAARRWAAKRIVNKVPNKKGLHKARDDILESIDEATYYREVIFRPTFDAVPAKNKPNKGK; encoded by the exons ATGTCGGCAGTAGCAGAAGTACAGGCTGATAACCAGCCTAAGAGCGCCAGCGATGATCCTCTTGTCTGGATTGACTGCGAG ATGACTGGCCTGGATCAAGACAACGACGAAATCATCGAGATCTACTGTATTATCACCACAGGAAACCTCGAGAttcttgatgaggagggGTTCCACGCCATCATCCACTTCCCCCAGTCCCGTCTTGACCAGATGGACGAATGGTGCACAAAGACACACGCAGACTCTGGCCTCACCGCTGCTGTTCTCGAATCCACAACTACTCCGGAGCAAGCCGCAGACGCTCTGTATGAGTACATAACACGCTTCATCCCTGAGCGCAAACGTGGTCTTCTTGCGGGTAACAGCGTGCATTGCGATAGGGCGTTTCTGCGACGTGAACCCTACAAGCGGGTCATGAGACATCTGCATCACAGAATTCTTGACGTGAGTTCTATCAAGGAGGCTGCAAGACGCTGGGCAGCCAAGAGGATTGTGAATAAGGTTCCCAATAAGAAGGGTCTGCACAAGGCGAGGGATGACATTCTGGAGAGCATCGATGAGGCTACATACTATAGGGAGGTCATCTTCAGGCCGACGTTTGACGCTGTGCCTGCCAAGAACAAACCCAACAAAGGGAAATAA
- a CDS encoding phosphoglucomutase produces the protein MGVQTVEFKPFQDQKPGTSGLRKKVTVFQQPHYSEAFITSILLSIPEGVEGSFLVIGGDGRYWNPEVIQLIAKIGAAYGVKKLVIGQNGILSTPAASHVIRLRKATGGILLTASHNPGGETTLVSSTTSPTAGPAPESVTNKIFEFSKTLTSYKIADIPDVDISTVGTQTYGDLEVEIIDSTTDYVAMLKDIFDFDLIKKFFSTHPDFKVLFDGLHGVTGPYGKAIFEEELGLSNAIQNCVPSPDFNGGHPDPNLTYAHSLVEVVDKNNIPFGAASDGDGDRNMIYGANAFVSPGDSLAIIAHHANLIPYFKKNGVNGLARSMPTSGAVDLVAKAQGLDCYEVPTGWKFFCALFDAKKLSICGEESFGTGSDHIREKDGLWAVIAWLNIIAGVGVQNPSVTPSIKEIQKEFWGKYGRTFFTRYDYEDVDSEGANKVVGELEKLVNDSNFVGSTIEGRKVTKAGNFSYTDLDGSVASKQGLYAGFSSGSRIVVRLSGTGSSGATIRLYIEQHTDDPSKYELDAQDFLKEEVKFATELLKFKEHVGRDEPDVKT, from the exons ATGGGCGTCCAAACTGTTGAGTTTAAGCCCTTCCAGGACCAGAAGCCCGGAAC CTCCGGTCTTCGCAAAAAGGTCACCGTCTTTCAGCAGCCTCACTACAGCGAGGccttcatcaccagcattCTGCTTTCTATTCCCGAAGGAGTTGAGG GCTCTTTTCTTGTCATCGGTGGCGACGGCCGATACTGGAACCCCGAGGTTATCCAGCTTATTGCCAAGATTGGTGCCGCCTACggtgtcaagaagctcgtcaTCGGCCAGAACGGCATTCTTTCCACCCCTGCTGCCAGTCATGTCATCCGTCTGCGCAAGGCTACCGGAGGTATCCTCCTGACTGCTAGCCACAACCCTGGTGGTGA AACGACTTTGGTATCAAGTACAACCTCGCCAACGGCTGGCCCCGCCCCCGAATCCGTTACCAACAAGATTTTCGAGTTCTCCAAGACTTTGACTTCATACAAGATTGCCGATATTCCCGATGTCGACATCTCCACTGTTGGTACTCAGACATATGGTGACCTTGAGGTCGAGATTATCGACAGCACCACCGACTACGTTGCTatgctcaaggatatcttCGACTTTGACCTGATTAAGAAGTTTTTCTCCACACACCCCGACTTCAAGGTCCTATTCGATGGTCTCCACGGTGTCACCGGTCCTTACGGAAAGGCTATCTTCGAAGAGGAGCTTGGTTTGAGCAACGCCATCCAGAACTGTGTCCCCAGCCCCGACTTCAACGGTGGCCACCCCGATCCTAACCTCACATACGCCCACTCTCTGGTCGAggttgttgacaagaacaACATTCCCTTTGGTGCCGCTTccgatggtgatggtgaccGAAACATGATCTATGGCGCCAATGCCTTCGTTTCTCCTGGTGATTCCCTGGCTATCATCGCTCACCACGCCAATCTAATTCCCTACTTCAAGAAGAACGGTGTCAATGGTCTCGCTCGTTCCATGCCCACCAGTGGTGCCGTTGATCTCGTCGCCAAGGCTCAGGGTCTCGACTGCTACGAGGTGCCCACAGGCTGGAAGTTCTTCTGCGCTCTCTTCGACGCCAAGAAGCTATCCATCTGCGGTGAGGAGAGTTTCGGTACTGGTAGTGATCACATCCGTGAGAAGGATGGTCTATGGGCTGTTATCGCTTGGCTCAACATCatcgctggtgttggtgtccAAAACCCCAGCGTCACCCCATCAATTAAGGAGATCCAGAAGGAATTCTGGGGCAAGTACGGTCGTACTTTCTTCACCCGCTACGACTACGAGGATGTCGATTCAGAGGGCGCCAACAAGGTTGTTGGTGAGCTAGAGAAGCTTGTCAACGACTCCAACTTTGTGGGCAGCACCATTGAGG GTCGCAAGGTTACAAAGGCTGGCAACTTCTCTTACACCGATCTCGACGGCTCTGTCGCTTCCAAGCAGGGCTTATATGCCGGCTTCTCTTCCGGTAGCCGAATTGTTGTTCGACTCTCCGGCACTGGTTCATCTGGAGCCACCATTCGCTTGTACATTGAACAGCACACCGACGATCCCTCCAAGTACGAACTGGACGCTCAAGATTTCCTCAAGGAGGAGGTCAAGTTTGCCACTGAGCTTCTCAAGTTTAAGGAGCACGTCGGCCGTGACGAGCCTGATGTCAAGACCTAA